The sequence CACAATTGACATTCTTCATACACTTGAAGCCAACAATAATTTAGAAAGAATAGTTTTCATCAACTATGAGTACACCAGACACCAGTACATACTGCATTCCATTGCATGAGCAACACTGAATTGGCAAATGCATGGGTGGGAAGACAGATATTAGCACATGACCAGCTTAGGGGAGTCCAACTCAGCCAGATATATAGAGATACTGATCTAATAGACTAGTACTTGCTAAATATTGGCTCTACAAAATATATAGAAGTTACTCTGAGACGAAACAGAAGTAAAGAAAGGGGTATGAATACGCTACATTTTACTATCTTTAGAATAATCATATCCTACGTTTGACGTGGAAGAATCAACAAACAAACACAATCACAAAATATGCATTAGTCCATGAGAGCACAAGCTGAGACAATTATAATGATTATACTGCTTTCTATCCATAGCAAATTTACAAAGATAGCAATAGCTGGAAACAACAAAAAAGATTTAGAGCTTACACCCTTCATCAAACATATGAGAATCCAGAGGATGACAGCACAGACTATAGGCTCGCAGTTTCCTCTTGTGCCAATAGTGAATGTGAAGGGGTTGAGCAACCAAGCTACCACAAACCACATCCGCATTTTCTCAGGGATTCCTCGTAGTTTCAGAATGGTGTCGATGAATAACCCGACAAGCAAATCTGCAGAACAAGTAACTTGATACATGACCATCACGAAAATTCCATCTAGGTAACTAATATAGAAACAAAGAATGAGTTAATATCCAACTCAGTAGTCCTCAAATCACAACGAAACCAAGTAATTACTGCATCATGAAAAAAACTACCTTCTTAAACTAAGTGTGAGAGCATGACGAAGACAATGTTTACTGAGCATAAAAATGGTTACATCCTATCATGCCAAACAAAGATCAAAGTTGAGCAATCTCGGGAATTCATGCGTATCAACTTTGCCAAATGCTGGGAAGTTTTACGGGCATGCTGTCATTATCACCCCTGGTGTATAACTGATTGAAATGGGTAAAAGGACCAGTACACTGAAAGCTTTCATATAGCGATGTGCAATTAGCTTGCAGAACAAACTTACGCATCCGGAGTGCCCAACGTTACTGAACCGTAGATCACGGACAAAttccaaaaattaaaatttacttACGAAGATCCACTACCATTAGTTACCACTGGCGTCACAACAGGCAGGGAAGTACAGAGTTTAACAGCGAGCAGAGTGGGGTTACCTGCGGCGGAGAAGATGAATTTGCCCCACGCGGGGTGGAGGAGGGAGTTCGGGAGGAGCAGGAAGGCTAGGAGCGGGGAGTAGCGGTACGTCTCGCGGGCGAACGGGGATCCGCCTGcggcgacggaggcggcggcgtcggaGAAGACGAGGTAGTCGACGTCAGTGTAGCGCACCTCGAGGTGGGCGTCCTGCCACTCCCCGAATACCACCAGCGCGAGCCGGAGCGCGGCCGACGCGAGCAGCACCCGCCGGAGAGTCACGGCGGCGGAGGCCATCGGGGGGTCGTCGCCGGAGTTGGGAGGCGGGGGTAGTCTAGTAATTTGCGTATCGCTTTTGGTGGGTACTGAGATGCACGTAAGCCCTTGGATTCAAAAGCAACGGCTCAGATGGCCAGATCTGAGCTGGCGGGAGCAGTCCCTGGCCCCACAAGTCAGGTTCCACTTTCCGGAAAACCCCCTGAGAAATTGAAGATTTCCTCGCAGAGGAAGGGGATTCCATCCACACCGGTCATCGCTTTCCCCCGCACCCACCACGCGGCGCCGCCGAGCTCGACCATGGCGTTGCCGTCCATCCCCACCGCTCTCGGCCACCCGCACCCCCCCGCcggtggcctcctcctcttccaatCGCTCGGGGACCCAACTCCGCGCTCCGCGCTCCCATTCAGGCAAAACTTTGCTTCGCAGAGACTGTTCTTTCTTGTCGTTTCATCTAGTTTCTCGCAAGCTTCTGCGACAATCTCTCTACGGGAATATACAAATTAATAGATAATATGTGTCGGTCGATCCATTCGTGATAAATTTCGATTGCTTTGGTCCACCTGCTCATACGCGAATCAATTGGTGCTCCGAGAGCAAATGAACCTCGTTTTCCCTTGTTTTAGGAGAATCAGGTTCCGGGCCCAATCTCTGATGTTCTAGGCCTAGAATGAGTACCATTTATGTATGGTTCAAATTGAGTAATTCAGTTTATGAATCACTGAATCTCTTTAGTTGACTCATGATTGAATCTAGATCGATTGCTTAATGTAACCATTTTTTTTTAGGAAGCTGCTTGCAGTAATATAATCAAGTTCTTTTAACCACTCTGCGTTAGTAATTAGCTAGCTAAACCACATATGCATTGATGGACTACTCTCCCTAGTTATTTTTTATGGTGATTCTTTACATCTGTTCTTGCTTAGGCAGGTCAGGAGATGTTCCTGTGAGAAGGTGCCAAACATGCCCTGGGCCTGTTTTGGCGGCAAGGAGTCCTGGTTTGGGCAACGTTGACAATCTGAACGAGGTGTCCATTTGCAATTTTGTTGAGATCTTAGAGTATTTAGTTGAATTGTCATGTAATGAAGTTTATCTTTACAAagtgtattttgttttacaTGTGTTTGTAGAGTTCAAGCTTGTCTAGGAGCTGGGATTTCAGCAGTCAGATTGATGATGACCGTGATGTACTTATAGAATGTAAGGATGTTCATAAATCATTTGGAGATAAACATGTATTGAGAGGCGTCAGCTTCAAGGTCTGCTCTTCTTTCCTTTCCATTTTATGGTTACATTTTCATAACTTAAATTGGAAACATATATTTGCATAAGTAGTGCTAAAATGGCACTCTTCAAAGTGTACCATCATATTCATAGTAATACTCAATCCCTAGTCGCACACATTTTGTAACTGGAATCTTATTTACTTCTATTTTCTTAGTAGCCACATTGCAGATACTATACATTTTATTTACTGTTATTTGTGATAGTTTGCTGTTTTCAGGACTCAGTAAGTTTGGCTCGCCATTAGTTATGATTCAAAATAATATTACATTCTTATGTAGATTAGACATGGTGAAGCTGTTGGGATAATTGGACCTTCAGGAACTGGCAAGTCGACTATTTTGAAAGTTATGGCTGGGCTGCTAGCTCCAGACAAGGTTTTTCATCTTCTTGATTTATCCCTGTTACAGCAGTATATCATTACATTTCTATTACTGGTTGGACTGACAACTGGAAGCTAAATGtgcttatttttttttactctgcAACACCAAGCAGGGTGATGTTATCATTTGTGGAAGGAAAAGGCATGGTTTAGTTAGCGATGAAGATATATCGGGTCTCCGCATTGGTTTGGTATATTTTCCCAGTACTTTATTGTATTTGAAGAGAGAAATGACATGATTTttgtatatatgcatgtgcTTGAAAATTCTGATATGCTATTGTTAATACAGGTGTTTCAAAGTGCAGCACTTTTTGATTCTCTCACTGTTCGTGAAAATGTTGGGTTCCTTTTGTAAGGGCACATCCATTCCATAAAGTCAAATTTCTTTCAGTAATTGCTTCTTGTTCTGCTTTATCTCTGATTCATCCATCCTTGCTTTAGATATGAAAATTCCAGCTTACCTGAGGATCGTATTGGTAAATTAGTGACAGAAACTTTGGCTGCAGTAGGACTAAAGGTAACTCAAGCTTGTATATTTGTTAGTTGGGCACTTGTATTTACAATAAGCTTGGCAACCAATTCAGAAAGTATCTGGCCTgcggtatttttttttctcctttgagAAACCGACAAACCATGAAGAGTTGACTACAGATGCATTATAATAGTAGACTAATAGCAGGCAGAGTAAACTTGCAAGGTTTATGTATGGTGCATATCATGAGAAGGTAGTCTTGTTGCCTGATGCTTTTATGTTCTATCGAAACATATTCTGAAATAAATCAGCTGTTGAGCTGATCTGCACCAATCCATCAGTAACTATAGATCCTTTAGAATGttagattttttatttgaggAGCACAAATTCATAGTCAATCTTGTTAGATTGTCATTTCTGCCAGTACTAGTTGAATAAAACATGATCATTTTTATGCAGGGTGTTGAAGATCGTATGCCATCTGAGTTGTCTGGTGGCATGAAAAAGCGTGTTGCTCTAGCTCGCTCAATAATATTCGATGATACAAAGGAGGTAATCGAGCCAGAGGTATGCCCCTGAAACATTTGAACTGGAAAGGCTGTAAATATAGGTTAGTGCACTATTTCTCTTAGATTCTAAGTTTACGCACCTCGAATTTTTTTCCTCTGCTAGGTCCTTTTATACGATGAACCTACAGCTGGACTTGACCCGATTGCATCAACTGTCGTGGAAGACCTTATACGCTCTGTGCATATGATTGGACGGGATGCACTTGGTAAGCCAGGAAAAATAGCTTCTTATGTGGTTGTCACTCATCAACATAGCACAATAAGAAGAGCTGTTGATAGGTAATAACAATACCATATTCTTCATTTCAAAGCTTCTATTGGCCATTGCTAAGCCGGTTATCTGATATTCGCTATCCAGGTTGTTGTTTCTCCATGACGGGAAGGTAGTTTGGGAAGGAATGACACATGAGTTCACAACGTCAACAAATCCAATTGTTCAACAGGTTACACTCTGCATTCGTAATGTTTACAAGCGTGCTAGAACTTGGCTTCGAAACTATTGTCTTTATTTATCCAATTTTAGCACCCATTATCCTCTGATCTTTTAAGTTTTTTGTCAACTGCAGTTTGCATCTGGTAGCTTGGATGGGCCCATACAATACTTCTAAGATTCATGTCGTAGTGAGTTGAACTTTAGGTAGTCTTGTACACCCTCTCTCGGATTAGCCCAGCAGTATCTGGGGCATCAAGAATCAGAAATGCGCACACCAGCGGTGGTCGGGAGATATAAGCGCATTCGGCTTGCCATTGTTCCGTTGAGCTTGATTGGCATCTGCAGCAACATAAGTCCGAGCCTCTATTCGAGCATAGCAGCAATACCAACATGTGAAATAAGTGTTAATCTCTACTTCATTCTTGGGGAAACCTtagatcaagaagaagaaaaataacaaTTTATCTAGACCTCATTTTTTACAGGTAAGCTGATGTAAATGTAATTCTCACTTATAGCAGCATCGGTCCTGCACTATTCTCATATACTTGTGTGTGTATGTTTGTCTGAACTGAAGATGGTAGCAAGGTAGTAAAAACAACACCAGAGATGTACTATCATGTCAACTAAAAAAAGTAGATATCATGCCACTGCGCACACAAGTTGATGGAAATCTTATATCCTCGAAAAAGTTGATGGAAATCGGTAAGGCTAATTAGCTACCTGCTGATCTTTACAAAACTTTATAACTTATTTAACACGGTAAGTGACAATCGCGAAGTTCATTAGCTTGGGCATAATAACGATCGAGACGTCCAAACCGTCCGGTGAAAGGGACAAAGTGAAATTTGGTGCGATTTCATTGCGCCGGCGCATTGGCATGAACTTTGAGACAGCATCACGCAAATATATCCAGTCGACAAGTAGCTTGCAAAATCTAAACCAAAGTCTTTTTATATCAAATCTGCAGCAAAAGTCGTCTTCTAGCAGGAGTACCTCAAAAACATCAAAGAAACAGGCCACCAATAACGCTCATATGCCACCCTTAGACTCTAGATTTCACCATGCAGAGGGGAGAATAGATCCAGGCTATACCTACCTCACAACAATGATATTAACTTGTCATATATCAGAAGGGGAAAGAGACTTAGCATACAAAATTTCAGGCTGCATCAAATCAATATATGAAGGCGCTTCTGGACAAGTGTACATTGTTGTTAGTCATAGCATTGAATCGGTGGGAGAGCGAGAACAACAAAACAACCAAATGTGGAGCTTTATTTGACAGAAATCAAGACTTAAACTAGCTCGATCCTGACTCATTTTCACTAGAGTTCTGTCATAGTTTCTAGACTGTTAGTCCCAACAATTGATGGCTGGAATTGAACAAGTAGCTCGTTTGCCAAACAAAAACCCGTAGCATGTGATCAGCACATAACTAGTGTGTAGAGGCATTGGTGACCCTGGTTCCAAGTCCAACTAGCTTCGAGCCTAATCAACATAGATAAAA is a genomic window of Phragmites australis chromosome 17, lpPhrAust1.1, whole genome shotgun sequence containing:
- the LOC133897105 gene encoding protein TRIGALACTOSYLDIACYLGLYCEROL 3, chloroplastic-like yields the protein MARSELAGAVPGPTSQVPLSGKPPEKLKISSQRKGIPSTPVIAFPRTHHAAPPSSTMALPSIPTALGHPHPPAGGLLLFQSLGDPTPRSALPFRSGDVPVRRCQTCPGPVLAARSPGLGNVDNLNESSSLSRSWDFSSQIDDDRDVLIECKDVHKSFGDKHVLRGVSFKIRHGEAVGIIGPSGTGKSTILKVMAGLLAPDKGDVIICGRKRHGLVSDEDISGLRIGLVFQSAALFDSLTVRENVGFLLYENSSLPEDRIGKLVTETLAAVGLKGVEDRMPSELSGGMKKRVALARSIIFDDTKEVIEPEVLLYDEPTAGLDPIASTVVEDLIRSVHMIGRDALGKPGKIASYVVVTHQHSTIRRAVDRLLFLHDGKVVWEGMTHEFTTSTNPIVQQFASGSLDGPIQYF